In Rhizobium favelukesii, the genomic window CGACGGGATGTGCTTTGTACTTTGTCAAGGCACAGAACCAGAGTCGCAGGTGTCCCAACTTGTCGAGAATTTTGGGGTAGGTATAGCCCATGTCGCGCTGGCTGTGGACGATGTGTCGGCGATGGTCGAGACCCTCAAGAAGCGAGGGCTGTCGTTTGACACAGCCGTAATAAACGGACCGGGCCTAACACAGGCGTTCTCTTCGCGATGCCCTAACACTGGCGTGAGCATTGAACTTGTGCATCGGAACGGCGAGGAAGGATTTCTCGACAATAATGTCCAAGAACTTTTTGAACAGTTGGAGCAGTCCGGGAAATATTGAGCGAACTTGGACGGTTCCAGTCCCCAACGTGTAGGCGGCCGCGGAATGCATGACTGTATTGCGGTCACGATCGATCAGATTCAGCCATGTGTCCGGCCTGTAATCCGCGGCATCGATGCCACTAGCCATGCGAAGTCCGCCGATGGAGAGGCCGCACGCAAAATGTGCATCGGGCTAGCGGCATGACGGTTGCGGCACTGATCACCAGCAACGGTAGGATGATGCGATGCCCCTTTGCTGCCCAGGCCAAGCCGACCACGTCCGGCTCCGCTGTGTTGCCGAGCGGCAGACGGGCCAGACGCGAGCTGTCTCGCCGATTTGAACTGTGCAGGCATCTCCCGCCGATGCTACGATCGCCGATCCATAAAAAACCACCGGGAATGGTAGGCGGCTGTATCGATGTGCACAAAAATTTCGGCGGTTGCCGAGGCCATGTGCGAAGCGCCGCCTGGTGGTTTATTCCGGTCGAGAGTTCCAAGCATCAGGCACCGCCATGGTGTCGAAGGTGCCTTATCTGCTGGTGGCGAAAAGGCAGGAGATACTGTCGCTCAGCCACCGGCAGCGTAAGGAGCCTGCAACTTCGAACTACGGAAGACGAGCAGGCAAGTCCAGTATATCGGGCCAAATCTGGACCGGTCGATCTTGGACG contains:
- a CDS encoding VOC family protein, encoding MSDPVNASFDSASPDTTPVDDYTNLRFRGIDHIALAVHRLEDAIHLFQGVLGFNLRRRFQIKGKKTGMVCADMVRDGMCFVLCQGTEPESQVSQLVENFGVGIAHVALAVDDVSAMVETLKKRGLSFDTAVINGPGLTQAFSSRCPNTGVSIELVHRNGEEGFLDNNVQELFEQLEQSGKY